The proteins below are encoded in one region of Pseudomonas putida NBRC 14164:
- the proW gene encoding glycine betaine/L-proline ABC transporter permease ProW — translation MSEFSLLDPFQAATIPLGDWVTATLNFLVHNFREVFRAIRWPIDQVLNGIEFTLQSIPPTIGIILSSLLGWQLAGKRMALLCFVTLTLLGLIGVWAESMTTLALVLTSVFFCALIGIPLGILCARSDRMERIIRPLLDAMQTLPAFVYLVPVVMLFGIGNVPGVLVTIVFALPPLVRLTNLGIRQVPEDKIEAARAFGCTPRQMLTRVQLPLATSTIMAGLNQTLMLSLSMVVIASMISVGGLGQMVLRGIGRLDMGLATVGGVGLVLLAIFLDRLTQAMGARTSADPSLRWYHTGPVGVVMRLCGAAQPQGRRKTA, via the coding sequence ATGTCTGAATTCAGCCTGCTTGACCCGTTCCAGGCGGCCACCATCCCTTTGGGTGACTGGGTCACCGCCACACTGAACTTCCTGGTGCACAACTTCCGCGAGGTGTTTCGCGCCATTCGTTGGCCGATCGACCAGGTACTCAACGGTATCGAGTTCACCCTGCAGAGCATTCCACCCACCATCGGCATTATCCTCTCGTCGCTGCTGGGCTGGCAGCTGGCGGGCAAGCGCATGGCCTTGCTGTGCTTCGTCACCCTGACCCTGCTGGGCCTGATCGGTGTGTGGGCCGAGTCTATGACCACCCTGGCGCTGGTACTGACCTCGGTGTTCTTCTGCGCGCTCATCGGCATCCCGCTGGGCATCCTGTGTGCCCGCAGTGACCGCATGGAGCGCATCATCCGCCCGCTGCTGGATGCCATGCAGACCTTGCCGGCCTTCGTCTACCTGGTGCCGGTGGTCATGCTGTTCGGCATCGGCAATGTGCCCGGCGTGCTGGTCACCATCGTGTTCGCGCTGCCGCCGCTGGTGCGCCTGACCAACCTGGGCATTCGCCAGGTGCCGGAAGACAAGATCGAGGCCGCTCGCGCCTTCGGCTGCACCCCACGGCAGATGCTTACACGCGTGCAGCTGCCGCTGGCCACTTCGACCATCATGGCCGGCCTCAACCAGACCCTGATGCTGTCGCTGTCGATGGTGGTGATTGCTTCGATGATTTCGGTCGGCGGCCTGGGGCAGATGGTGCTGCGCGGCATCGGCCGCCTGGACATGGGCCTGGCCACGGTCGGTGGTGTCGGGCTGGTGCTGCTGGCGATCTTCCTCGACCGCCTGACCCAGGCCATGGGCGCACGCACCAGCGCCGACCCGAGCCTGCGCTGGTACCACACCGGCCCGGTGGGCGTGGTGATGCGCCTGTGTGGTGCTGCACAACCGCAAGGGCGGCGCAAGACCGCCTGA
- the proX gene encoding glycine betaine/L-proline ABC transporter substrate-binding protein ProX codes for MYESKFSRSILKCATALTLVAAALGVHASAEKPGDGVKVTPIFPSIAEERFRGEVAMEGLRELGYKVQEPKETEYGVMMVALANGDADFTVHLWDKLHNQFYQQAGGDDVMVKTGDILPGVAQGYLIDKKTADQYNIKYITDLKKPEIAKLFDTDGDGKADMTGCNPGWGCELVIAHHMKAYDLDKSITVNQGSYFALMADTITRYKEGKPVFYFTWVPQWIASVLVEGKDVVWLEVPKTDLPDGKNDVDTTYHGKNLGFAIDKVVAVLNKDFAEKNPAAVKFLSQVQISTADESNQNLKMQQGEKKPKDIERHAKEWVAAHRQQFDQWLQASRDAAAQAGK; via the coding sequence ATGTACGAATCCAAGTTCTCCCGCAGCATCCTCAAATGCGCCACGGCGCTCACCCTGGTGGCCGCCGCGCTGGGCGTACACGCTTCGGCGGAAAAACCGGGTGATGGCGTGAAGGTAACGCCGATTTTCCCCTCCATCGCTGAAGAGCGCTTCCGGGGTGAAGTGGCCATGGAAGGCCTGCGAGAGCTGGGCTACAAGGTGCAGGAGCCGAAAGAGACCGAGTACGGCGTGATGATGGTGGCCTTGGCCAACGGCGATGCCGATTTCACCGTGCACCTGTGGGACAAGCTGCACAACCAGTTCTACCAGCAGGCTGGGGGTGACGATGTAATGGTCAAGACCGGCGACATTCTGCCGGGTGTGGCCCAGGGTTACCTGATCGACAAGAAAACCGCAGATCAGTACAACATCAAGTACATCACCGACCTTAAAAAGCCCGAGATCGCCAAACTGTTCGATACAGACGGTGACGGCAAGGCCGACATGACCGGCTGCAACCCAGGCTGGGGTTGCGAGCTGGTGATTGCCCACCACATGAAGGCCTATGACCTGGACAAGAGCATCACGGTCAACCAGGGCTCGTACTTCGCGCTGATGGCCGACACCATCACCCGCTACAAGGAAGGCAAGCCGGTCTTCTACTTCACCTGGGTGCCGCAGTGGATCGCCAGCGTGCTGGTCGAAGGCAAGGACGTCGTCTGGCTGGAAGTGCCGAAGACCGACCTGCCGGACGGCAAGAACGACGTCGACACCACGTACCACGGCAAGAACCTGGGCTTTGCCATCGACAAGGTTGTGGCTGTGCTGAACAAGGACTTTGCCGAGAAGAACCCGGCGGCGGTGAAGTTCCTCTCGCAGGTGCAGATCAGCACCGCTGACGAAAGCAACCAGAACCTGAAGATGCAGCAGGGCGAGAAGAAGCCTAAAGACATCGAGCGCCATGCCAAGGAGTGGGTTGCCGCCCACCGCCAGCAGTTTGACCAGTGGCTGCAAGCCTCGCGTGACGCGGCGGCCCAGGCCGGCAAGTAA
- a CDS encoding GlxA family transcriptional regulator — translation MSYFESILKHSNLAHLDPAIRTSLPMPCQRVAFVLREHFSLMAFTAAMDSLVTANLMSATPLFQVLVVGEGAQVMSDLGIALPVHTQLAELDVQGLDCLLVCGGFRVRLETAPMLRAKLRQADQYGCQLGGLWNGAYFLAEAGLLNGHDCAFHPDGRAMISELFPKVRISRQAHVLDRRRMSCAGASSALDMMLALLEHCGGAPLRRAVEQMLACDRSRVMSEAPAGAAEIEPSLPKGVRLALELMHANIEDPIGIDEIAEHAGLSRRHLERLFRRHVQATPPRYYLELRLTHARQLLQHTSKSLTEVALASGFVSFPHFYRRFRELFAIAPRQYRARSQGWAGRQGNPVR, via the coding sequence ATGAGCTACTTCGAAAGCATCCTCAAGCACTCCAACCTGGCCCACCTGGACCCTGCCATCCGCACTTCACTGCCCATGCCGTGCCAGCGGGTGGCTTTCGTCCTGCGTGAGCACTTCTCGCTGATGGCGTTTACCGCCGCGATGGACAGCTTGGTCACCGCCAACCTGATGAGTGCCACGCCGTTGTTCCAGGTCCTGGTGGTGGGTGAGGGGGCCCAGGTGATGAGCGACCTGGGCATCGCCCTGCCGGTCCACACTCAACTGGCCGAACTGGACGTGCAAGGCCTTGACTGCCTGCTGGTGTGTGGCGGCTTCCGTGTACGCCTGGAAACCGCGCCAATGCTCCGCGCCAAGCTGCGCCAGGCTGACCAGTACGGCTGCCAGCTGGGCGGGTTGTGGAACGGTGCTTACTTCCTGGCTGAGGCCGGCCTGCTCAATGGCCACGATTGCGCCTTCCACCCCGATGGCCGGGCGATGATCAGCGAACTGTTCCCCAAGGTCCGTATCAGCCGCCAGGCCCATGTGCTGGACCGCCGCCGCATGAGCTGCGCCGGTGCCAGCAGCGCGCTGGACATGATGCTGGCGTTGCTCGAGCACTGCGGCGGGGCGCCACTGCGCCGGGCTGTGGAGCAGATGCTGGCCTGTGACCGTTCGCGGGTAATGAGCGAAGCACCAGCAGGCGCAGCGGAAATCGAACCCAGCCTGCCCAAAGGCGTGCGCCTGGCCCTGGAACTGATGCACGCCAACATAGAAGACCCGATCGGCATCGATGAAATTGCCGAGCATGCCGGATTGTCGCGGCGGCACCTGGAGCGGCTGTTCCGCAGGCATGTGCAGGCCACGCCGCCACGCTATTATCTGGAACTACGTCTCACCCATGCGCGGCAGTTGTTGCAGCACACCAGCAAGTCATTGACCGAGGTCGCACTGGCCAGCGGGTTTGTCAGTTTCCCGCACTTTTACCGGCGCTTTCGTGAGTTGTTCGCGATTGCGCCAAGGCAGTACCGGGCTCGGAGCCAGGGGTGGGCAGGGCGGCAGGGAAATCCTGTTCGATAA
- the benR gene encoding benABC operon transcriptional activator BenR, with the protein MESRLLSERSSVFHHADPYAVSDYVNQHVGQHCIGLSRTTHPQASLSHRKFAELDLCRISYGGSVRVTSPALETIYHLQVLLNGNCLWRGHKHEQHLVPGELLLINPDDPVDLTYSEDCEKFILKVPTRLLDSICDEQRWQRPDGGVRFLRNHYRLDELDGFVNLLAMVCHEAEVSESLPRVQGHYSQIVASKLLTLMTTNIRRESLSAPQAGLERILDYIERNLKLELSAEVLAEQACMSLRSLYALFEQHLSTTPKHYVRQRKLERVHACLSDPTCGVRSVTELALDYGFFHLGRFSEVYRQQFGELPSQTFKRRG; encoded by the coding sequence ATGGAAAGCCGCCTGCTGAGCGAGCGAAGTAGCGTGTTTCACCACGCCGACCCTTATGCTGTGTCCGATTATGTGAACCAGCATGTAGGCCAGCATTGCATCGGTCTGTCCCGTACCACCCATCCCCAGGCTAGCCTCAGCCACCGCAAGTTTGCCGAGCTCGACCTGTGCCGTATCAGCTATGGCGGCAGTGTTCGCGTGACTTCTCCAGCGCTGGAAACCATTTATCACCTGCAAGTGTTGCTCAACGGCAACTGCCTGTGGCGTGGGCACAAGCACGAGCAGCACCTGGTGCCGGGCGAGCTGCTGCTGATCAACCCGGACGACCCGGTTGACCTGACCTATTCGGAAGACTGCGAGAAGTTCATCCTCAAGGTGCCGACCCGGCTGCTGGACTCGATCTGCGATGAACAGCGCTGGCAGCGGCCTGATGGGGGCGTGCGGTTCTTGCGCAATCATTACCGGCTGGATGAGCTGGATGGCTTCGTCAACCTGCTGGCCATGGTTTGTCATGAGGCGGAAGTGAGCGAGTCGCTGCCCAGGGTGCAGGGGCACTACAGCCAAATTGTCGCCAGCAAGTTGCTGACCCTGATGACCACCAATATCCGCCGGGAGAGCCTGAGTGCACCGCAGGCCGGCCTTGAGCGCATTCTCGATTACATAGAGCGCAACCTGAAGTTGGAGCTGTCGGCCGAGGTGCTGGCAGAGCAGGCCTGCATGAGTTTGCGTTCGCTGTATGCGCTGTTTGAACAGCACCTGAGCACCACGCCCAAGCATTACGTGCGCCAGCGCAAGCTTGAGCGGGTGCATGCGTGCCTGAGCGACCCGACTTGCGGTGTGCGCAGTGTGACCGAACTTGCCCTGGATTACGGCTTCTTTCATTTAGGCCGGTTTTCCGAGGTGTATCGGCAGCAATTTGGCGAGTTGCCTTCGCAGACGTTCAAGCGTCGGGGGTGA
- the benA gene encoding benzoate 1,2-dioxygenase large subunit translates to MSLGFDYLNAMLEDDREKGIYRCKREMFTDPRLFDLEMKHIFEGNWIYLAHESQIPEKNDFLTLTMGRQPIFIARNKDGELNAFLNACSHRGAMLCRHKRGNRSSYTCPFHGWTFNNSGKLLKVKDPSNAGYPDSFNCDGSHDLTKVARFESYRGFLFGSLNADVKPLVEHLGESAKIIDMIVDQSPEGLEVLRGASSYIYEGNWKLTAENGADGYHVSSVHWNYAATQNQRKQREAGDEIKTMSAGAWAKQGGGFYSFDHGHLLLWTRWANPEDRPAYERRDQLAADYGQARADWMIENSRNLCLYPNVYLMDQFSSQIRVARPISVNKTEITIYCIAPKGESADARAKRIRQYEDFFNVSGMATPDDLEEFRSCQTGYGGGTGWNDMSRGAKHWVEGADEAAREIDLEPLLSGVRTEDEGLFVLQHKYWQDTMIQALKDEQQLIPVEAVQ, encoded by the coding sequence ATGTCCCTGGGATTCGACTACCTCAATGCCATGCTCGAGGACGACCGTGAAAAGGGCATCTATCGCTGCAAGCGCGAGATGTTCACCGACCCACGCCTGTTCGACCTGGAGATGAAACACATCTTCGAGGGCAACTGGATCTACCTGGCCCACGAAAGCCAGATCCCCGAGAAGAATGACTTCCTCACCCTGACCATGGGGCGCCAGCCGATTTTCATCGCGCGCAACAAGGACGGTGAGCTCAATGCCTTCCTCAACGCCTGCAGCCATCGCGGTGCCATGCTGTGCCGGCACAAGCGCGGCAACCGCTCCAGCTATACCTGCCCGTTCCACGGCTGGACGTTCAACAACAGCGGCAAGCTGCTGAAGGTGAAAGACCCGAGCAACGCCGGCTACCCCGACAGCTTCAACTGCGACGGCTCCCACGACCTGACCAAGGTGGCGCGTTTCGAGTCGTACCGGGGCTTTTTGTTTGGCAGCCTGAATGCCGATGTGAAACCGCTGGTCGAACACCTGGGTGAATCGGCCAAGATCATCGACATGATCGTCGATCAGTCACCTGAGGGCCTGGAAGTGCTGCGCGGTGCCAGCTCGTACATTTACGAAGGCAACTGGAAGCTCACCGCCGAAAACGGAGCCGACGGGTACCACGTCAGCTCCGTGCACTGGAACTACGCCGCCACCCAGAACCAGCGCAAGCAGCGCGAGGCGGGCGACGAGATCAAGACCATGAGTGCTGGCGCCTGGGCCAAGCAGGGCGGAGGTTTCTATTCCTTCGACCACGGCCACCTGCTGCTGTGGACCCGTTGGGCCAACCCGGAAGACCGCCCGGCCTATGAGCGCCGCGACCAGCTGGCTGCCGACTACGGCCAGGCGCGTGCCGACTGGATGATCGAGAACTCGCGCAACCTGTGCCTGTACCCGAACGTGTACCTGATGGACCAGTTCAGCTCGCAGATCCGCGTTGCCCGGCCGATTTCGGTGAACAAGACCGAAATCACCATCTACTGCATCGCCCCCAAAGGCGAGAGTGCCGATGCCCGAGCCAAGCGCATCCGCCAGTACGAAGACTTCTTCAACGTCAGCGGCATGGCCACCCCGGACGACCTGGAAGAGTTCCGCTCGTGCCAGACCGGCTATGGCGGCGGCACTGGCTGGAACGACATGTCCCGTGGCGCCAAGCACTGGGTCGAAGGCGCCGATGAGGCAGCCAGGGAGATTGACCTCGAACCCCTGCTGTCTGGCGTGCGTACCGAAGACGAAGGCCTGTTCGTGCTGCAGCACAAGTACTGGCAGGACACCATGATCCAGGCCCTCAAGGACGAACAGCAGCTGATCCCTGTGGAGGCCGTGCAATGA
- the benB gene encoding benzoate 1,2-dioxygenase small subunit, protein MSLYETVRDFLYREARYLDDAQWDQWLELYASDASFWMPSWDDDDTLTEDPQSEISLIWYGNRGGLEDRVFRIKTERSSATVPDTRTSHNISNIEIVEQAEGSCQVRFNWHTLSFRYKTTDSYFGTSFYTLDLRGEQPLIKAKKVVLKNDYVRQVIDIYHI, encoded by the coding sequence ATGAGCCTGTATGAAACCGTGCGCGACTTCCTCTACCGCGAAGCGCGCTACCTGGACGACGCCCAGTGGGACCAGTGGCTGGAACTGTACGCCAGCGATGCCAGCTTCTGGATGCCGAGCTGGGACGATGACGACACCCTCACCGAAGACCCACAAAGCGAAATCTCGCTGATCTGGTACGGCAACCGTGGCGGCCTGGAAGACCGCGTGTTCCGCATCAAGACCGAGCGCTCCAGTGCGACCGTGCCCGACACTCGTACTTCGCACAACATCAGCAACATCGAGATCGTCGAGCAGGCCGAGGGCAGCTGCCAGGTGCGTTTCAACTGGCATACCCTGAGCTTCCGCTACAAGACCACGGACAGTTACTTCGGCACCAGCTTCTACACCCTCGACCTGCGCGGCGAACAGCCGCTGATCAAGGCCAAGAAGGTGGTGCTGAAGAACGACTACGTGCGCCAGGTCATCGACATCTACCACATCTGA